The Enteractinococcus fodinae genome has a segment encoding these proteins:
- a CDS encoding DEAD/DEAH box helicase, giving the protein MCAATSDPNDHELSPAERYAASRRRVEFAQTELGRFSSSLEFPMDPFQLEASEHLENEDAVLVAAPTGAGKTIVAEFAIHLALRQGKKAFYTTPIKALSNQKYTDLVATYGEEHVGLLTGDTSRNPEAQIVVMTTEVLRNMLYADSTTLENLGYVVMDEVHYLADRFRGAVWEEVIIHLPESVQLVALSATVSNAEEFGAWLDTVRGSTSVVVSEHRPVPLWQHVMVGKELYDLFSMTGDQEASSQVNPELVQLAESARRDMQPNDWGRPGSRGRDRQRTRGGRRQGNRRQSDREGSAERSRPSPRKDLRVSRPQMVRTLAREGLLPCISFIFSRNGCDAAVEQCLNAGLDLTDRVEKTQILETVDRAATVLAEQDRDALGFWGFRDGLRRGFAAHHAGLLPLFKEVVEELFAAGLIKVVFATETLALGINMPARTVVIERLVKFDGESHKDITPGEYTQLTGRAGRRGIDVEGHAVVMWQPGLDPGAVAGLAARRTYPLNSSFKPTYNMAVNLLARFGRERARNILESSFAQFQADRSVVGLAQEVQRQERSLAGYEESMRCHLGDFTEYAKLRQEVLRAEKAASRARHRVQRRAIMESLNNLAVGDIIEVQGARSLGTAVVVSTAGNPTNPRVGVVTAKGQLRRISTDELDDPIVPFAGVELPRKLLTKSPKHRKNIAGWMHGAIGQQRPPISDGAEPVGFRYIDDHDLARVDELRKQLHAHPCHGCPDRDKHLTWANRWDKLRADIDKNVAKIRGRTNTIARTFDRIITLLTDFGYVENDQVNEPGQSLRRIYGDRDLLVSMLLQAGVMDELSPEDLAGLAALLVFESSTEDQVFQPAMPTDMLQGALDVVDEHWYTLQQAELAADLTVTAQPHPGLVWPIVRWVRGHELLASLTGSDMAAGDFIRWARQVMDLLDQLASLDDTHPDLARRCRRAKDLVNRGIVAYSSAIRIPEADTKADEYNAIENLELDQ; this is encoded by the coding sequence ATGTGCGCCGCTACTTCTGATCCCAACGACCACGAGCTGTCGCCAGCAGAACGTTATGCGGCCTCACGACGGCGGGTTGAATTTGCCCAAACCGAGCTCGGTCGGTTCTCTTCCAGTCTCGAATTTCCCATGGATCCCTTCCAGTTGGAAGCATCCGAGCATCTCGAAAACGAGGATGCGGTATTGGTTGCAGCCCCCACCGGTGCGGGCAAAACCATTGTGGCCGAATTTGCGATTCATCTTGCCTTACGCCAAGGCAAGAAAGCTTTTTACACCACGCCGATCAAGGCGCTGAGCAATCAGAAATACACCGATCTGGTCGCCACCTACGGCGAGGAACACGTCGGCTTACTCACCGGTGACACCTCGCGCAATCCCGAGGCACAAATCGTGGTCATGACCACCGAGGTCTTACGGAACATGCTGTACGCGGATTCCACCACGTTGGAAAACCTCGGGTATGTGGTCATGGATGAAGTGCACTACCTGGCCGACCGTTTCCGAGGTGCGGTGTGGGAAGAAGTCATCATTCACCTCCCCGAATCGGTACAGCTGGTCGCGTTATCGGCCACCGTGTCGAACGCTGAAGAATTCGGCGCCTGGTTAGATACTGTTCGTGGCTCGACCTCCGTAGTCGTTTCCGAACACCGCCCGGTGCCCCTATGGCAGCACGTGATGGTCGGCAAAGAACTCTATGACTTGTTTTCCATGACGGGCGACCAGGAAGCCAGCTCCCAAGTTAACCCAGAGCTTGTACAACTAGCTGAGTCGGCACGCCGCGATATGCAACCCAACGATTGGGGTCGTCCCGGTAGTCGTGGGCGCGATCGGCAACGGACCCGTGGCGGGCGCCGGCAGGGCAACCGCCGCCAGTCAGACCGAGAAGGCTCAGCTGAACGCAGCAGACCATCTCCACGGAAAGACTTACGCGTTTCGCGGCCCCAGATGGTCCGCACCCTCGCCAGAGAAGGCCTGCTGCCGTGCATCAGCTTTATTTTCTCTCGCAATGGATGTGACGCCGCGGTTGAACAGTGCCTGAATGCCGGCCTGGATCTCACCGATCGCGTCGAAAAAACTCAGATCCTCGAAACGGTCGATCGAGCCGCTACAGTCCTGGCCGAACAAGATCGCGACGCCCTCGGTTTCTGGGGCTTTCGTGACGGCCTACGGCGTGGTTTCGCCGCACACCACGCCGGTCTGCTGCCACTGTTCAAAGAGGTCGTTGAGGAACTCTTTGCCGCGGGGCTAATTAAAGTCGTGTTCGCCACTGAAACCCTTGCATTGGGCATCAACATGCCGGCTCGGACCGTGGTTATTGAACGGCTCGTGAAATTTGATGGTGAGTCGCACAAAGATATTACCCCGGGGGAGTACACTCAGCTCACCGGCCGGGCTGGCCGACGCGGAATCGATGTCGAAGGTCACGCGGTGGTCATGTGGCAGCCCGGCTTGGATCCAGGAGCAGTGGCTGGTCTGGCAGCGCGTCGTACCTACCCGCTGAATTCGTCCTTCAAACCCACCTATAATATGGCCGTCAACCTGCTGGCACGCTTCGGACGCGAACGGGCCCGCAATATCCTGGAATCCTCTTTTGCCCAGTTCCAGGCTGACCGTTCTGTCGTCGGGCTCGCACAAGAGGTCCAACGGCAGGAACGCTCCCTTGCCGGGTATGAGGAATCGATGCGGTGTCATCTCGGAGACTTCACCGAGTACGCCAAGTTACGCCAAGAAGTGTTAAGGGCTGAAAAAGCTGCTTCACGGGCGCGACATCGCGTGCAACGCCGAGCAATCATGGAGTCCCTAAATAATCTCGCCGTCGGGGACATTATCGAAGTGCAAGGTGCCCGGAGCCTTGGCACCGCGGTCGTTGTTTCGACAGCAGGCAACCCGACCAACCCGCGGGTGGGGGTCGTCACGGCCAAGGGCCAGTTACGCAGGATCTCGACTGATGAACTTGATGATCCCATCGTGCCGTTTGCTGGCGTTGAGTTACCGCGAAAATTGCTCACCAAATCGCCCAAACACCGCAAGAACATCGCCGGATGGATGCACGGGGCCATCGGGCAACAGCGCCCACCAATCTCTGATGGCGCTGAACCGGTCGGCTTTCGGTATATAGATGATCACGATCTCGCCCGTGTGGACGAGCTACGGAAACAGCTCCACGCCCATCCGTGCCATGGCTGTCCCGATCGTGACAAACACCTCACCTGGGCCAACCGCTGGGATAAATTGCGTGCCGACATCGACAAGAATGTCGCAAAAATCCGCGGACGAACCAACACGATCGCTCGCACCTTCGATCGGATCATCACCTTGCTGACCGATTTCGGCTATGTCGAAAACGATCAGGTCAACGAACCTGGTCAGAGCTTGCGTCGTATCTATGGCGACCGCGACTTGCTCGTGTCGATGCTCTTGCAGGCCGGGGTGATGGATGAGTTGTCTCCCGAGGATCTGGCCGGTCTTGCAGCGCTATTGGTGTTTGAGTCATCCACCGAAGACCAGGTGTTCCAGCCCGCAATGCCAACCGACATGCTCCAAGGCGCCCTCGATGTCGTTGACGAACACTGGTATACCCTGCAGCAAGCTGAACTCGCCGCAGACCTAACGGTGACCGCCCAACCACATCCAGGATTGGTGTGGCCCATCGTGCGTTGGGTTCGAGGTCATGAGCTGCTGGCATCACTGACCGGTTCAGATATGGCGGCCGGTGACTTCATTCGCTGGGCACGCCAAGTCATGGATCTGTTGGATCAGCTGGCATCATTAGATGACACGCACCCAGATTTGGCCCGGCGCTGTCGACGAGCTAAAGATCTCGTCAACCGGGGTATCGTCGCTTATTCCTCCGCGATTCGGATACCCGAAGCTGACACGAAGGCCGATGAGTACAACGCTATCGAAAATTTGGAATTGGATCAGTGA
- a CDS encoding amidohydrolase family protein has protein sequence MTSSLLLTNGYVHSVSEPYANALHIDHGVVAWLGADDTAQQMVAATTTGPVATHDVQHMLVTPAFVDGFSNHKLAPDDSRITLSSVTPAPQAVFYAPVDEVAEDADGMYVPVEQLDQLPAIVAQVKPPTQLLIGSTGPEDIVRILAALEQQPNAALMRCRHRVLMNHSLTDQHVERLVKLHASVTLVPDVQDGRPVFYAPTAALISGGVHVATGSGSWSGSMWDILTALIEHPDESQRVSTRAAFNTMSRDGVRVLPSKIAQANMTAGQVAVGSPADLNIWRAGQLGVQVPDVRAAHWSTDKRAGTALLPILSSSEPAPELVRTVRNGQMS, from the coding sequence GTGACCTCTAGTTTACTTCTCACCAACGGATACGTTCATTCAGTATCCGAGCCCTATGCCAACGCACTGCATATCGACCACGGTGTGGTGGCGTGGCTGGGCGCAGATGACACAGCGCAGCAAATGGTTGCCGCAACCACGACCGGCCCCGTGGCAACCCACGACGTTCAACACATGCTCGTCACGCCGGCCTTCGTTGATGGTTTCAGCAACCACAAGCTAGCCCCTGATGACAGTCGCATCACCCTGAGTTCCGTGACGCCCGCGCCGCAGGCAGTTTTTTACGCCCCGGTCGATGAGGTAGCTGAAGACGCTGACGGGATGTATGTCCCGGTCGAGCAACTAGACCAGCTCCCCGCTATTGTTGCGCAGGTGAAGCCTCCGACACAGTTACTCATCGGATCCACGGGCCCAGAAGATATTGTTCGAATCCTAGCGGCCCTAGAACAACAGCCTAATGCCGCGCTGATGCGCTGTCGCCATCGGGTCCTTATGAATCACAGCCTGACCGATCAACATGTCGAGAGGCTGGTAAAGCTCCATGCCTCGGTCACGTTGGTTCCTGACGTTCAGGACGGTCGTCCAGTATTTTATGCACCAACCGCGGCACTGATCAGCGGGGGAGTGCACGTGGCAACTGGCAGCGGCTCATGGTCCGGTTCGATGTGGGACATCTTAACCGCACTTATTGAGCACCCGGATGAGTCCCAACGCGTTTCAACCCGGGCGGCCTTCAACACCATGTCCCGCGATGGGGTACGGGTCCTCCCAAGCAAAATAGCCCAGGCGAATATGACCGCCGGGCAGGTGGCCGTGGGGTCGCCAGCAGATTTGAATATTTGGCGTGCCGGACAGCTCGGCGTGCAAGTTCCAGACGTTCGTGCGGCTCACTGGTCTACCGATAAACGTGCTGGAACCGCCCTGCTACCCATTCTGTCGTCGAGTGAACCCGCACCTGAATTGGTACGAACCGTCCGAAATGGCCAGATGTCGTAG
- a CDS encoding polyprenol monophosphomannose synthase — protein sequence MRVLTIIPTYNEAESLPGTLQRLRAAVPESDVLVVDDNSPDGTGVWADAQASKDDQVFVMHRQVKDGLGGAYIAGFRWGLQHDYNVLVEMDADGSHQPEQLPRLLEAIDEADLVIGSRRVPGGKMVNWPWYRKLLSVGGSLYPQILLGLRLTDITAGFRAYRATTIEAMDLDAVQSKGYGFQVDMTFRTAQLGKRIVEVPITFTEREFGESKMSGNIISEALVNVTKWGLAARADKLRARLGR from the coding sequence GTGCGCGTATTGACTATTATCCCCACGTACAACGAAGCCGAATCCCTACCGGGCACCCTCCAACGGCTACGTGCCGCGGTACCAGAATCGGATGTGCTTGTCGTGGATGATAACTCCCCGGATGGGACCGGCGTATGGGCCGATGCGCAAGCCTCAAAAGACGACCAGGTATTCGTAATGCACCGTCAGGTCAAAGACGGGCTCGGTGGAGCCTATATCGCCGGGTTCCGCTGGGGGCTTCAGCACGACTATAATGTCCTCGTTGAAATGGATGCTGACGGTTCACATCAGCCCGAGCAACTTCCACGCCTCCTTGAAGCCATCGACGAAGCTGATCTGGTCATCGGTTCTCGACGGGTGCCCGGAGGCAAAATGGTGAACTGGCCCTGGTACCGCAAGCTACTATCGGTAGGCGGCTCACTCTATCCACAAATTCTGTTGGGTCTGCGCTTGACAGATATTACCGCAGGCTTCCGGGCCTACCGGGCGACCACCATCGAAGCCATGGATCTCGATGCAGTGCAGTCAAAGGGCTACGGTTTCCAAGTTGACATGACCTTCCGCACCGCTCAACTGGGCAAGCGCATCGTCGAGGTGCCGATCACCTTTACTGAACGTGAATTCGGCGAATCCAAAATGTCCGGCAATATTATCTCCGAGGCCCTAGTCAACGTTACGAAATGGGGCTTGGCGGCACGCGCTGACAAACTCCGGGCACGACTCGGCCGCTAA
- a CDS encoding RNA polymerase-binding protein RbpA, which produces MSDRSLRGMRLGAQSMETEAGVEPAPRQQIEYRSEDGESVVVTFAAEADVPDTWTTKSGKEAFRVDADAPDLEEVKPQRTHWDMLLERRSIEELEETLAGQLAKLRARRGEDVDA; this is translated from the coding sequence ATGTCTGATCGTTCACTGCGCGGTATGCGCCTCGGTGCCCAATCGATGGAAACTGAAGCAGGGGTAGAACCTGCACCACGTCAACAAATTGAGTACCGTTCGGAAGATGGCGAATCGGTGGTCGTGACTTTTGCTGCCGAGGCTGATGTACCGGACACCTGGACTACGAAATCTGGAAAAGAAGCGTTTCGTGTTGACGCTGATGCTCCCGACCTAGAAGAAGTCAAGCCACAGCGTACCCACTGGGATATGTTGCTGGAACGCCGCAGCATCGAAGAACTCGAAGAGACGCTAGCTGGCCAGTTAGCAAAGCTGCGTGCCCGCCGTGGCGAGGATGTCGACGCCTAA
- a CDS encoding SPFH domain-containing protein, translated as MDIFLIILFVVLAVFVVAVLAKSFRIVPQGYCGIIQRLGKYQRTQMAGLTMMIPFVDEMLPLIDMREQVVSFPPQPVITEDNLVVSIDTVVYFQVTDPTAATYGIANYIAAVENLTTTTLRNVVGGLNLEEALTSRDAINTQLRGVLDEATSKWGLRVSRVELKAIDPPRSIQDSMEKQMRAERDRRAAILTAEGQKQSEILTAEGQRQSAILEAEGDAQAAILRANAEAEAIVTVFEAIHEGRPNADLLAYQYLQVLPQIADSESSKMWIIPSEVTDALNRFSGGSGQQMPSSGSASSDDQSQSQDQTPTPPPTPRRRTKRPTTAAEIADRAPKAPKLDDTSLEEALAEPEIEEDIYQERPSPRPDGEQK; from the coding sequence GTGGATATTTTTCTCATCATTCTTTTCGTCGTACTGGCCGTGTTCGTGGTGGCAGTATTGGCGAAGTCTTTCCGCATCGTCCCCCAGGGTTACTGCGGCATTATTCAGCGACTCGGTAAGTATCAGCGAACCCAGATGGCTGGATTGACCATGATGATCCCGTTTGTGGATGAAATGCTGCCGCTGATTGATATGCGTGAGCAGGTGGTGTCTTTCCCACCCCAACCGGTCATTACCGAAGACAACCTCGTCGTGTCGATCGATACCGTCGTGTACTTCCAAGTCACAGATCCCACTGCAGCAACGTATGGGATTGCTAACTACATTGCAGCTGTTGAAAACCTCACCACAACCACCTTGCGTAACGTTGTTGGGGGGTTGAATCTTGAGGAGGCCCTAACCTCACGGGATGCGATTAATACACAGCTTCGTGGCGTTCTCGACGAGGCCACCTCCAAATGGGGGCTGCGGGTCTCTCGGGTGGAGTTAAAAGCCATCGACCCGCCGCGCAGTATTCAGGACTCAATGGAAAAACAGATGCGTGCTGAACGCGATCGTCGTGCTGCGATCCTGACCGCGGAAGGACAAAAGCAATCAGAAATCCTCACAGCTGAGGGACAACGCCAGTCGGCAATCCTCGAAGCCGAAGGTGACGCTCAGGCAGCAATCCTGCGCGCAAATGCTGAAGCAGAAGCCATTGTCACCGTCTTCGAAGCAATCCATGAAGGCAGGCCTAACGCGGATCTCTTGGCTTACCAGTACCTGCAGGTACTCCCCCAAATCGCCGACTCAGAATCATCCAAGATGTGGATCATCCCCTCCGAAGTCACCGACGCCTTGAATCGTTTCAGCGGTGGCTCCGGTCAGCAGATGCCTTCTAGCGGCTCAGCCTCTTCTGACGATCAATCCCAAAGCCAGGATCAAACCCCTACTCCCCCGCCGACCCCGCGTCGTCGCACGAAGCGCCCGACAACTGCAGCTGAGATTGCTGATCGTGCCCCAAAGGCACCAAAGCTGGATGATACTTCATTAGAGGAGGCCTTGGCTGAACCGGAAATCGAAGAAGATATCTACCAAGAGCGGCCATCTCCTCGCCCGGACGGGGAACAAAAGTAG
- a CDS encoding NfeD family protein: MTFLLIATGTLTAIIADVLGAPIYVQFIIVTIISIASLFWLRSFDTKRKANDAGPSPWSVNRYVGRIGEVTEEVTSSHGMVRIGNEIWSARTYSPTPIPVETPVVIQQIEGAIVWVATTSEAAET, from the coding sequence ATGACGTTTCTACTGATTGCTACCGGCACGTTGACTGCCATCATCGCGGATGTTCTGGGGGCTCCGATCTATGTACAGTTTATTATTGTGACGATCATCTCCATTGCCTCATTATTCTGGCTTCGCAGTTTCGATACCAAACGCAAGGCGAATGATGCCGGACCCTCCCCCTGGAGCGTCAACCGGTATGTTGGTCGCATCGGTGAGGTCACAGAGGAAGTCACTTCTAGTCACGGCATGGTGCGGATCGGCAATGAGATTTGGTCTGCCCGAACCTACAGCCCCACCCCCATCCCAGTGGAAACACCGGTGGTGATCCAACAGATTGAAGGGGCCATTGTTTGGGTGGCTACTACATCGGAAGCCGCTGAGACCTAA
- a CDS encoding maltokinase N-terminal cap-like domain-containing protein, protein MATIYTAELNPSKREFVTAWLDNQFWGGSGEIELIGTYRFDDTSGEVGLEGFVMRREERILHLPVTYRGAPIDGADDYLISQTHHSVLGDRWVYDAMADPVGIHMLNQALAGEIQQAEYHFYNEDGQYLGSEDSAITLYIRGELPENWGTVSVHHVLDHLDEDGGELRRLVGRWEDASATFFELTPEPEPQTAPIPMMDE, encoded by the coding sequence ATGGCCACTATTTATACAGCAGAGCTAAATCCCTCAAAACGCGAGTTCGTCACAGCATGGTTGGACAACCAGTTTTGGGGCGGCTCTGGTGAGATTGAACTGATCGGCACCTACCGTTTCGATGACACCAGCGGAGAAGTCGGTCTAGAAGGGTTCGTCATGCGGCGTGAAGAAAGGATCTTACACTTGCCGGTGACCTATCGAGGAGCTCCCATAGATGGAGCCGATGACTATCTCATTAGCCAAACTCACCACTCGGTCCTGGGAGACCGCTGGGTATATGATGCCATGGCCGATCCAGTCGGTATCCATATGCTGAATCAAGCTTTAGCTGGAGAAATCCAGCAGGCGGAATACCATTTCTATAATGAGGATGGTCAATACCTGGGCTCAGAAGATTCGGCCATTACTTTGTATATTCGTGGAGAACTACCCGAGAATTGGGGCACGGTGTCGGTGCATCACGTCCTGGACCATCTAGATGAGGACGGTGGCGAACTCCGTCGACTGGTTGGCCGTTGGGAAGATGCCTCAGCAACATTCTTTGAATTGACTCCTGAGCCTGAGCCTCAGACGGCGCCAATTCCCATGATGGACGAGTAA
- a CDS encoding DUF3054 domain-containing protein codes for MNSEPPAASRATVIGMLGLDAALIVIFAMFGIASHDGSLNFFGIARVALPFLLPYVVLTALIKPSRYIHNVFPVGVVLWLVTVALGPVLRAVLFNDTSAMAFVLVTAGVLGVLLLGRRSISHLVTRRRENA; via the coding sequence ATGAATTCAGAACCTCCGGCAGCCTCGCGCGCCACTGTGATCGGAATGTTAGGACTCGATGCCGCACTCATTGTTATTTTCGCCATGTTTGGTATCGCATCACATGATGGCAGTCTCAATTTTTTCGGTATTGCCAGGGTGGCTCTCCCCTTCCTTCTCCCCTATGTAGTGTTAACGGCACTTATCAAACCCAGTCGGTACATTCATAATGTCTTTCCGGTCGGGGTGGTTTTGTGGCTCGTGACCGTGGCGCTAGGGCCAGTGTTGCGTGCAGTGCTGTTTAACGACACGTCCGCGATGGCGTTTGTCCTAGTCACAGCCGGGGTTTTAGGAGTGCTTCTCCTTGGTCGACGCAGCATTTCGCATTTGGTCA